One Mycolicibacter sp. MU0083 DNA window includes the following coding sequences:
- a CDS encoding fatty-acid--CoA ligase has product MTADPLARSLVLVTDYRVPDPARVWPVLQRSREAMAHLGAHRVLVYTSTVDPGRVLAVMALHAEQPVVDILRDEAFMAWFDAVGVSDIPAVFAGELVERIDLADHDPTQPPAVVVAAVAEVADTRALRAHVHATEEHFVAAGIRKVLIFQAFDNPGEVFMLQEATEETGAGRWIDEPAFASDWITRAGVGIYPPVFVGRLAHLMRIDDEPEPEPAGEPAS; this is encoded by the coding sequence ATGACGGCCGATCCGCTGGCACGCTCCCTGGTGCTGGTGACCGACTACCGGGTGCCGGACCCGGCCAGGGTCTGGCCGGTGCTGCAGCGGTCCCGCGAGGCCATGGCCCACCTGGGTGCCCACCGGGTACTGGTCTACACCTCGACGGTCGATCCGGGCCGGGTGCTGGCGGTCATGGCGCTGCACGCCGAGCAGCCGGTGGTCGACATCCTGCGCGACGAGGCGTTCATGGCCTGGTTCGACGCCGTCGGCGTCAGCGACATCCCCGCGGTGTTCGCCGGGGAACTCGTGGAGCGCATCGACCTGGCCGACCATGACCCCACCCAACCGCCGGCGGTCGTGGTGGCCGCGGTCGCCGAAGTCGCCGACACCCGGGCGCTGCGCGCCCACGTGCATGCCACCGAGGAGCACTTCGTCGCAGCGGGCATCCGCAAGGTGCTGATCTTCCAGGCCTTCGACAACCCGGGCGAGGTGTTCATGCTCCAAGAGGCCACCGAGGAGACCGGTGCCGGTCGCTGGATCGACGAACCCGCGTTCGCCTCCGACTGGATCACCAGGGCCGGCGTCGGGATCTACCCACCGGTGTTCGTCGGCCGGCTGGCGCACCTGATGCGCATCGACGACGAACCCGAACCCGAACCCGCCGGCGAACCGGCGAGCTGA